From Triticum aestivum cultivar Chinese Spring chromosome 7B, IWGSC CS RefSeq v2.1, whole genome shotgun sequence:
TGCCGTGGCGGCTGGAGCCGTCCTTCTCGTTGTCGTGCCCGTTGCCGGTGTTGTCCTCGCCGCGCTCGATACGGACGTCCGGACTGACGACGAACATGCCCTTTCGTGGCCGCGTTGGACGCCGCCGTTCCTCGCTGACATGGTGCCTAGCCAAGCTTCTGCTGCCGTCCCCAGCGCCTGCCGCCGTTCGTCGCTCACTTGGAGGCACAGGCAGGTATGACCTACCTGGCTCACTCCCGACCTTGCCCCCCTCTTCTGGCAATGACTCGGGCACCCAACTACATGCCGGCGTTGGCGGCGCGCACACAGACTGCACGCACTCACCCTCACGGACACATCGGCTGCTAGTAGGCATACTGTATGCATCCGCTGCTACTTACGGACGCCCGCAAGCACACATACTACACAGGCGTACAGCCGTACACACACATAGTAGTACGAACACGAGCTGATCGGGCTGGACCGAGCCGGAGGCAAAACAAGCTGAGCCTCCATAAACAGGCTCGTTCATCCAGCGAGCCGAGCCGAGCTTGGCTCATTTTAGGCGAGCCAAAGTCAGGCTCGGACTGAACTCGGCTCGGCTCAGTTCGTGTCCAGCCCTAACCCCAAACACTACAAGAGCAATCAGGGACTACACCGTGAACACGCCACCGTAAAGAGATGAAGTCGTATATGACGAACCGTGAGCTGCaaggcggcgcctccaagaaggttACGACGCCaacgcgccgccaccgcccgacccggGGGTCAGAGTTTCCCCGCCACCGAACGCCACTCGCTAATCCTTTGCAGTACCATCGTTGGATACGCGCAGCCCACACGGAGGATGTCGACGGTAGATGATTCCACCCACCACCAACCCAAGTGTAAACTTGGTTCACAGTTGATCACACGGTGGATGTCGACCGCAGATGATTCCCGACCGCAGATGATCACACGGTACATGTATCGGCTGCCTTGCATTGAGAGCCGATGGGACATTAAAATTGATTGCTTGATTTCCTACATGTAATGTAATAGATACATGATGCTACTGCCAGTCTGCCACTACCTCGCTACACGATTTCTCCGGCTGTAAACTGCTTTTACAGAGGTAATTCGATCTCGCTTAGAGAAGAAAACAAAATTAAGAGAGACAAATGGTACACAAGGACCGCTATTCAGGCGATGGCGACGGCTCGGGAGGCCGGCACCGGCGATGAAGGCAGACGGGAGTTGAAGTTTCTGTGCCGGAAGGCGGAGTCCTCCGCTTCggcgccgccgtcgctgccgccgtCGTCGTAGTTGAGCGCGTAGCTGAGCGGGTCGTATCTGAACTCCCCCGCGGCCGCCACGCGCCCCCTCCACCTGGCCCTGCCCCCGCTTTTTGGCTCCTCCCCGCCGCTACCCGGCGACGAAGGCGAGCCGAAGCAGCCGCACACGGTGGTCCTCAGCTTATGGCGCAGCGACGGCGGCGAGTGTGGCGACGACGACTCCACCTCGTCCATGGTAGTGTGGTTGAGCTGATTGATAGGAGCCAGAGACGTGGAAAGAAGAGATGTCTTGAGTGAGAGTAGTGAGGAAGTGAGGAGGTGGGGATTGGCATTGGCTGGCTGGCCGGAGAAGGAAGGCGGGACTAAATAGGAAGAGTGGAAAAAGACGGATAGAGAAAGGGTGGGCGTAAACACCAAGAGACGCGGACGCGAGGAAGCAAGCAAGCAAAGCTCGGGAGGGAGGAGGGCGATGGCAACGGCCGGTCGTTCGTGCAAGTTGTCTCCGTGCCCAGAGACAGCTGACTCgcgatagtaacagtaacagtggtagCTTAGCTGCTGACCGTGATAGTAACAGTAACAATGGCAGCTTAGCTGCTTCAGTGCACTGACAGGCTTTGGTCTTCTTTCCCTTTTCCTTTGTTTACCATGATTGGCTTTCAAGTGTCAAACAGCTGGTGCTTTTTTTCTCTTTTGGAATTGGAGATCAACATCTGATGCTCACGCGGATGTACGCTATGCCTCCATTTTACATACTACGTCCGCGTCATGCAGAAAAGAACATGATAAAAAGCACTGACACTTCTTCAAAACAAAAAAAGCAGTGACACGGCCGAATTGATGGATTTGAACGCCGACCGAATAGGATGCCAAACCTCCCGGCCGGGTGAAAGGTTTTGTGTCGTACGGCCCTCGACGTAGCCTGCGGAAGCAACCAACACAACACGCACAAGACATCCCGTGCGTGTTCCATGCGCCCAATGCACATAGTATATCGTACAGCAGTAGGAGTACAATGCTAGAGTAGGATAGGGCGAGCTTCAGCCTAGTGGCGAAGCTACAAAAGAAAAGTTGGGCTGGCCAGAGAGCACAAAATAAGCCATGACATTCGACAACGGTGGTGAGCGCCGTGGCAGCCGGCGGCTGACGTGCGCTGCCGGACCCTGAGCTCCTTCTGTGAGTGCCTCCCTTTATCGACGAACGAACGATCGGACGGATGCTTCAGTGAGGCTGTTGCAATCCTGCTCTGCATGTAGGTCAGCGTTGTGGACAAGGTTCTATAAAAAAATGCTCCAGCCATGGGCGGGCCAGGGCCCATTGAGCCTTGCTGAAGCTCCGCCGGTGCTTCAGCCTTCAGGCTTGAGCACGTGAATGTTTCAGCTTTGCGTGATGGCAACATCCAACCGGTCCGATCATAGGGTTCTCAACTGATTTGATCTGATCAGTCCGGCGATGCTGCTGTGCACATTTGATCAATCACTCGATACTTTTGCAAAGTCGAAGACTTGGAGAATATACCAAAAGCTCGGCCATTTTTGGACCCCTGCTAGAAGTTTCTAACCATGCAAGTTAGATCTCGTTACAGACTGAGAATAGTAGTTTGAACACTCCCATTACATATCCTGGGAGAGTCTGGGCTACACATTTTATCATAACCTCTTTGGCCTCCAACAAGAGCGTTCAAATGATGTGTGCAAGTCAGCTGGTTTTTGAAGAGCAGCTTGTACACGAAAAGACTGTTGCAGCTTGCAGCCCAGCCAAAAAGCAAGTAACATAGTGCAAAGCATCAGGGGCTGTCTCGTAGGCAGATAACTTATCACATAATTCAGAGAGTCGCTCAACATAATCTTCTAATATGAAACATTCCGCAAATGAGTACGTGATGTTGATAGCGGCCGAACCTGCTCTGAAGAAGCTGACATAATTCAGACCATGTGGCTTTTGGAGCACGAGGTTGCACAGATTCAAGCCAATAGGCAGCAAGTCCTTCATACTGAGAAGAAGCTAGTGAAATCCACCGCCTAGAAGGTGAGTTCCATTGTTGGAAATAGCTCTCACATGGATTTTGCCACAGACAAGAATTTTTACCATCAACACGAGGAAGTTCAACACGCAGAGGCGGAGCAATGGCAAATTGATCAGAACTCTATCTATGAAAGGGATCCAGATGGGGAGAATTTCTTTGTGGGTAACTTGGCTCACACGCACCTCTGACCGGAGGAGGAATATAAGCATATACCTTCCCTCGTTGATCCTTACTGAATCTAGTTTTGGTGGTGCCAGCCTCTGCTATTTTGACAAGTGTACATTGTACTTGTGTTGTAATATACTGTACGTAGTCTGATCCTAGGATTATGGATCTCCTCCGACCCGTTGGGCCTGCGTGCCTACTCTCCCgggtcctctctccctctctctcgaggATATATTGTAATCTCTATAACAGAATCATCAGATAAGGAAATATAATCTTCCAACTTGGTATCAGACACCAGGATTCCCCATGGCCGGCACCCAGCCTCTCCTCTCCGACGACTCCTCGCCGGACGCCACATCGCCCGGCTCTCTCTCCACCTCGACTGCGCCGGCCGCCAACACCTCGTTGGCCACTTCTGCTGCCTCGTCCCCGCCGTTCATCTTCGGTACGGCCCCTTCGTTCCTCTCCAACTCCTCCGCCGCCTCTGGTTCTCAATTCGCTCCCCTCTTCAACTCCGGCAACCCACCTTCCCACAACCCACCCGCTCCTACCACGCGCGGCTCCATCTTCCATGACCACATCACCAACCACATAAAGTTTCTCCTCAATCCCACTGATCACAACTACCACAAATGGAAGACCTTCTTCCTCATGGTGCTCTTTCGCTACGGCGTCACCTTCCTCATCGAGACCCCGCCACCACCCAACGCCCGGTCCCATTACCTTGAGCTGGATGCCCATGTTGTCTTGTGGATCTACGCCACCCTCTCCGACACCATGTGTGATCATGTCGTCGGCGCCACCACCACCTTCGCCCTCTGGCACAAGATCAAGGACTATTTCCTCACCAACTGCGCCGCCCGCTTTATGATCCTCAACCGCCAGCACCGCAATCTCAAGCAGGGGGACCTCTCTGTCTCGGAGTACGCGCGCCGCATCAAGCAGCTCAACGACACCCTTGCCGACATCGACCACGGTGTCAAAGAGGTGGATCTCACAACGCAGTTCCTGCACGGACTCGACAAGCGCCTCGAAACAATTCGGGTCGTTCTTGGCGATCAGACATTCCCCTTCGACACCGTCCTCTCCCGCGTCATCCTGGCAGAGGAGTCCCAGGCTCAGCGCGCGGCGGAGGAGAGCGCCTAGGCTTTCGCCATGCCGGGCGGTGGCTCGTTGAGCGGCCCTTTCGGCACCGGTGGACGCGCCCCCAATGACTATGCTGATCGGTCTTCCGGCACCAACTACGAGCGCCCCTACGGGGCCCCTCCTGCCTCCGATCGTGGGCGCGGCGATCGCTCTAGCGACAGTGGTGATCGTGGCCGCGGACGCGGCCATGGgcgtggccgtggccgtggtgaCAGCGGCGGGCGTGGCCAGCCTTCTCCAGCGCCGTTCTCTCTGTTCACCGGCTACTTCGCCCCCTATGGCCTGGCGCTCCCGGCACCGTGTTCCGGCTGGATCCCTCCCAACGCGGCTGGCGTGCTCGGCCCCCGCCCGGGTGCCCATGCTCAGGCGTACCATGCTTACACGCCCCCGACGCCACCCGCACCGTTATACTCTGTGCCCCAGCCCTCGTGGGATCATCTCGCCATGCTGAATGCCGCCTTCAGCAACAGTGGCTACCTCGCTCCCCCGGCGCCCGAGTGGTACCTCGACAGCGACGCTTCCTCCCACGTCACCGGCACTCAAGGTAACATTGCCAAGTCTAGTTCTTCCTTAAAGCATTTACCGTCTAGCATCCTTGTTGGTAATGGGCATCATATTCCAGTCACTGCTGCTGGTTCTACCACTCTACCTCCTCACGACTTTCGCCTTACCAATATTCTTGTTTCTCCCTCTGTTTGTCACTAGCTTAATTTCTGTTCGTAAATTCACTAAGGATAACTCTTGTTCTATCGAATTTTACCCGTGTGGTCTTCTTGTGAAGGATCTCCGCACTCGGAGAATTCTCATGATCTCCGTTAGCCATGGCGACCTCTATCCTTTTGTCGGCAATAAACCAGCTCGGGCGTCTGCACTCCTCGCCACCACTCCCTCGGACTTGTGGCATCGTCGCCTCGGCCACTCCGGCGCTCAAACCCTTGCTTCCATCTCCAAAGATTTTCTTAGTGAATGTAATAAGGCACCCCACTCTCCTTGTAGCGCATGCCAACTAGGCTGCCAGCCACGCCTCCCCTTTCCCTCCTCTCTTAGCAAGACTTAAGCTCCTTTTGATTTAATACACTGTGATTTGTGGACCTCTCCGGTTGTAAGTTTTTCTGGATTCCAATATTATCTTGTTGTGTTGGATGATTTTACACATTTTTCATGGACGTTTCCCCTAAGCAACAAATCTGACACCTCCACCGTCCTTCAACGCTTCTTCACTTTTGTTCACACACAATTTCACACGGTCATCAAAAGCATGCAATGTGATAACGGCGCCGAGTTCATAAACACATCTCTTCGCACCTTTTTCTCCACCAATGGCATCTCATATCGCTTCTCTTGCCCTCACACGTCCCCACAATACGGCAAGGCCGAACGCATGGTTCGTACGACCAATGATATAGTGCGCACCCTCCTCCTACAAGCCACTTTACCTCCTCCCTTTTGGGTTGAGGCGCTCCACACCGCCACCTACCTGCTCAACCGGCGGCCATCCCGTGCTATAGCTCCTCACACACCTCATTTTCTTCTTCATGGTGTACCCCCAACCTATGATCATCTTCGCGTTTTCGGTTGCCTATGCTTTCCGAACTTGTATGCCACCATGGATCACAAGCTTGCTCCGCGCTCTACCCGCTGCATTTTCCTAGGCTATGCCCTCGAACATAAAGGCTATCGCTGTTTCGACCTCACCTCCTGACGTGTCATAGTGTCTCGCCACGTTATTTTCGACGAAACAATTTTTCCATACACAACACACCCACCAGACCACATACTCCCCACGTCCATAGAGAATCCTCATGCACAAACTGCCCCTCCCCCCTTCCTGGATCCCCACGCGGATCCTCCCGCCGGATCCCCAGGTGGACCCCCATCAGCTGGCGCTGACCGGTCGCCCTCCCACTCCACGCCCCCCATGCCGCCTGCCTCTCCCGATTCGCCCGCATGATCTTGCTCGACTGCCGCGCCGGTCTCCCCTGCCTCGCCTGTCTCCCACCCCGACACGCctgccccccaatccacctcggaTCTGCCGCCCACCAGCCCTGCCGCACATGTTGCTGGTCCCACCGAATCCCCCTCCGCTTCCGCGCCCGCCAGTAACACCACGCCACCTCTCCCGAAGCATGCCGTTCCCGTAAAGCCACCCCAAAACTCACACAAGATGTCCACACGCGCAAAATCTGGTTATCTCATGCCATGCCATTTATTCCTCGCTGATGCATCCACCACACCCATCTCTCCAATCCCACCCACCTACAAATCAACACTCAAGGATCCCCATTGGCGCCAGGCGATGCTCGACGAGTTTAATGCTTTAATGAATAACTCTACTTGGTCTTTGGTGCCTAAGCCTGCAGGTGCAAACGTGGTTACGGGAAAGTGGATCTTTCGCCATAAATTCAACATTGATGGGTCCTTGGCTCGGTACAAAGCAAGGTGGGTTGTTCGTGGGTTCACTCAGCAAGAAGGTTTGGATTACTCGGAGACATTCAGTCATGTGGTCAAGCCGGCCACAATTCGGGTCGTGTTGAGCCTTGCCACCTCTCACTCTTGGCCCAGCCATCAGCTTGACGTCAAAAATGCCTTCCTACACGGTGAACTCAATGAGATAGTGTATGCTTCACAACCGGCTGGTTTTGTTGCCTTCTCAAAGCCGGACCATGTCTGCCTCCTTCGTAAGTCTCTCTACGGTCTCAAGCAAGCGCCCCGGACTTGGTTTCTTCGCTTTCAAGCCTTGTTgctttcccttgggtttcgtgctTCCAAGAGCGACTCTTCACTTTTCATCTTGCATCATGGCAACTCTCTTGCATATTTGCTcgtttatgtggatgacatcatcctTACCGCTAGCACACCCACCACATTACACTCTGTCATCACCGCACTCGAGAAGGAATTTTCTATGACCGACCTTGGTGCTCTTCACCATTTCTTaggcatcaacatcaccaccaacGCCTCCGGTCTCTTTCTTTGTCAACAATAGTGCACACTAGAGCTTCTTGAGGGCGCCTCCATGCTCAACTGCAAGCCGGTTTCCACCCCGGTTGACACCACCGCCAAGTTATCCTCTCATGATGGGCAACTTCTTTCCAACCCCACCTATTACCGCAGTCTGACTGGTGCCCTCCAATACCTAACTCTTACATGACCCGACATTGCGTATGCGGTTCAACAAGCTTGCTTGTTCATGCATGCACCCCGTGATATCCACATGTAGCTTGTGAAGCGCATTCTCCGGTATCTCCGAGGCACCTCTCACTACGGCCTACAGATTTTTCGTTCGCCCTCTAAGGATCTCACGGCCTATACAGACGCGGATTGGGCAGGTTGCCCGGACACCCGCAAGTCGACGTCTGGTTTCTGTGTCTATCTTGGCACCAATCTTATCTCCTGGTCCTCAAAATGACAACCCACCATCTCATGTTCGAGTGTTGAAGCTGAATATCGTGGCGTTGCAAATTGTGTGGCCGAATCTTGCTGGTTGCGGCAGCTACTTTTCGAGCTCAAGGTGCCACCGACTCATGCTACTGTGGTGTACTGTGACAATATCAGTGCCTCATACCTTGCCAGCAACCCCGTTCAGCATCAGAGGACCAAACACATCGAGATAGACTTGCATTTTGTTCGGGATCGTGTGGCACCTGGCGAGGTGCGCGTGCTTCATGTTCCGTCAAGCTCCCAATATGCCGATGTGTTCACCAAGGGGCTTCCTTCATAGAGTTTTCATGAGTTTCGGTCCAGCCTAAACACCCTTCCTAATGGTGTTCCGGCTGAGGGGGGTATTGAAAAGTGTACATTGTAGTGTTGTAATATACTGTACGTAGTCTGATCCTAGAATTATGGATCTCCTCCGACCCGTTGGGCCTGCGTGCCTACTCTCTCgggtcctctctccctctctctcgaggATATATTGTAATCTCTGTAACAGAATCATCAGATAAGGAAATATAATCTTCCAACTTCTGCGTCCGCAGCGGAAGGCGAAACCGGAAGGGGTCGGCTCGCTCCCATGCTAGCTGAATCTCCTTGAGCTTCAGCATTAACATCAATGTGGATACTTTTTTCATAAATACGAAAATCTTGCGTATCATTGATTGATAGGTAGAAAGCAATACAAGGTCGGGTATTACACTAAGGGATGCACACGACAAGATGGTGTTAAGTGCAACACCCTAGCAGCAAGAAAAATGGGGCTGCTCAACCCAACAGACGAAAAATTAATCTATACCAACAATGTTGTGTAGCCCATGGGCTCCGGCACGAGCCCATAGTAGCCCATTGGCTCCGGTCTCGGTTAGTCAGCTGATGGAGGGGCGTAGCACATCAAAGACGCAACCATTTATGCTTCTAGAGCTCCGAGGTCGTGAGCAAGACCAAGGAGTTGAAGTCTTTGCGAGCACTCTCAGGGAGATCAACATCAACATCGATGTGGATCTGGCCAATGTCGACACTGAGATCGTCATGAACTCCTTCTAGCTTGGCGAAGAGGCCATCATTTAGATGAATTTTCGTCAAACATCTTGCGGACTTCCTTGATGGTCGTACTGCGCCGATCCTCAAGCTTGCAATCAATGTCATCATCGAAGCCACTCCGAAGCAGATCATGAATGCGCCTCCTTTCGTTGTCAACTCCTTGATTGCCTCTCGCCGCCGGCAAACCTTGTGGCGGGTGTAGTGGATGTGTCCCGGCAGTGCCAGGACACACCTCTGAATACCAGATTGTTAGCACTACTAGTTAAGCAATAGGATCATAGCCATGGTGGATTGAATTCAAGATAGGATTTGCATTTTAGAGGAATTCCGCCCAACCTCTTTGGCTCTCTCACGTATGTTCTAAGATTACAAGCCGACCGAATGACCTTTCTTCTCCGCCAAGTTCTCCTCTCTACAACCAGCTAGTACCCATTCGCGGCCTACAAGCCCGGCTGGTGGATGAATGGCCCCCTTGGGCTGGGCCACCAGCCCATTTCCTTCGTTTGAAtctgttgagtatattgtgtacgtatATGTTTGTGTACAGGGCCCATCTACTGTTTCCTCTGAATAGTTGAGGTTAtggcccacctctgtacttatatatGTCCCTGGTGCACCAATCTATATATCGCGATTGCACAGCCCATATCTTGtccttctacatggtatctatcgcaccATGATCCTAAccttaagccgccgccgccgccgcgcctccacgcgccgccgccgccgccgctactccccgccgccgccatcagtcgccgtcgccgccaccgtcctcccggtcgccgccgccgccgctggctaCCGCCGCCCCTCTCCACCATCCCACCTTCCGCCGATGCTGCCTcttcccgaggccgccgccgccgaacgccgCTAGCTTCCGCCTCTGCCCTCTCTCCCGAACCCCGTCCTACCATCAACGCCGCGCACACCACCTCCAAGCCGCACCGCGTCCCGCgacccgaaccctaaccctagccgtgagctcctcctcctccaccgtctcaaacccgttcgccggtcccgatgtcaccctcgtccgcgacctcaacatccatGAGCGTG
This genomic window contains:
- the LOC123156760 gene encoding uncharacterized protein — protein: MDEVESSSPHSPPSLRHKLRTTVCGCFGSPSSPGSGGEEPKSGGRARWRGRVAAAGEFRYDPLSYALNYDDGGSDGGAEAEDSAFRHRNFNSRLPSSPVPASRAVAIA